A single window of Anaerocolumna chitinilytica DNA harbors:
- the purD gene encoding phosphoribosylamine--glycine ligase codes for MKVLIIGGGGREHAIAYKIAQSKKVSAIYCAPGNAGIEEYAVCVPIGVMEFDKLADFALKEGIDLTVVGPDDPLVGGIVDVFLERGLRIFGPKKDAAMIEGSKAFSKELMKKYHIPTASFEAFHTAKEAYNYLENCSYPIVLKADGLALGKGVLICNTKEEAADGVKSIMEDKQFGAAGDVLVIEEFMTGREVSILAFCDGTDIAVMTSAQDHKRALDNDEGLNTGGMGTFSPSPFYTQEINDYCMEYIYKPTMDAMKKEGRSFTGILFTGLMLTKDGPKVLEYNARFGDPETQVVLPRLKTDLIDIFESCIDGCLSKLKLEFEDNAAVCVVLASKGYPLAYEKGYRIDGLEELKKTEGVFAFHAGTKKENDAVVTAGGRVLGITATGSNLKEARRNAYKAAEVVKFANKYHRNDIGKAIDEA; via the coding sequence ATGAAAGTACTTATAATCGGAGGCGGTGGCAGAGAACATGCCATTGCTTATAAAATCGCACAAAGCAAGAAGGTATCAGCAATTTACTGCGCACCGGGGAATGCCGGTATAGAAGAATATGCAGTCTGTGTGCCAATCGGTGTAATGGAATTTGATAAACTTGCCGATTTTGCCCTAAAGGAAGGAATTGATTTGACAGTAGTAGGGCCAGATGATCCCTTGGTAGGCGGTATTGTAGATGTATTTCTTGAGAGAGGCTTAAGAATCTTCGGACCCAAAAAAGATGCGGCAATGATTGAAGGCTCGAAAGCATTTTCAAAAGAATTAATGAAAAAATATCATATTCCTACAGCTTCCTTTGAGGCATTTCATACGGCCAAAGAGGCTTATAATTATCTTGAAAACTGTTCCTATCCCATAGTATTAAAAGCAGATGGACTTGCTCTTGGAAAAGGAGTTTTAATCTGCAATACAAAGGAAGAAGCAGCGGATGGTGTTAAAAGTATCATGGAAGATAAACAGTTTGGAGCTGCAGGGGATGTATTAGTAATTGAAGAATTTATGACCGGAAGAGAAGTATCAATTCTTGCATTCTGTGATGGAACCGATATTGCTGTTATGACGAGTGCCCAAGATCACAAAAGAGCTCTGGACAACGATGAAGGTCTTAATACAGGCGGTATGGGAACCTTTTCTCCTAGCCCTTTCTACACTCAGGAAATCAATGATTATTGCATGGAATATATTTATAAGCCTACAATGGATGCAATGAAAAAGGAAGGCAGAAGTTTTACCGGTATCTTATTTACCGGATTGATGCTTACAAAAGACGGGCCGAAAGTATTGGAGTATAATGCAAGATTTGGTGATCCGGAAACACAGGTAGTATTGCCAAGGCTGAAAACCGATCTTATTGATATTTTTGAAAGCTGTATCGATGGATGTCTTTCAAAGCTAAAGCTGGAATTTGAAGACAATGCAGCGGTATGTGTAGTACTGGCTTCCAAGGGCTATCCTCTTGCCTATGAAAAGGGTTATAGGATAGATGGTTTGGAAGAATTAAAGAAAACAGAAGGTGTTTTTGCCTTTCATGCCGGTACCAAAAAGGAAAATGACGCGGTCGTAACGGCTGGAGGACGTGTGCTTGGAATTACGGCTACGGGCAGCAATCTGAAAGAAGCAAGAAGAAATGCCTATAAAGCAGCCGAAGTTGTAAAGTTTGCCAATAAATATCATCGAAATGATATTGGTAAAGCAATTGATGAGGCATAA
- the purN gene encoding phosphoribosylglycinamide formyltransferase, producing the protein MLNLGILVSGGGTNLQAIIDSINNGKITNARINVVISNKEGVYALTRARENHLHAEVVSPKRYESREAFHQALLEKLQEYGVNFIVLAGYLVVVPQSIIKFYSGRIINVHPSLIPSFCGSGYYGLKVHEAALNRGVKLTGATVHYVDEGTDTGPIILQKAVEVMEDDTPESLQKRVMEEAEWEILPKAINLIANSQVVYKDGKVRVENRNE; encoded by the coding sequence ATGCTAAACTTAGGGATACTGGTATCCGGCGGCGGAACCAATCTTCAGGCGATTATTGACAGCATAAACAATGGCAAAATTACCAATGCCAGAATAAATGTAGTAATCAGTAATAAAGAAGGGGTCTATGCCTTGACCCGTGCCAGAGAAAACCATCTCCATGCGGAGGTAGTGTCCCCTAAAAGATATGAGAGCAGGGAAGCCTTCCACCAGGCATTACTTGAGAAGTTACAGGAATATGGAGTGAATTTTATCGTATTGGCAGGGTATCTGGTTGTGGTTCCCCAATCTATCATAAAATTCTATTCGGGACGCATTATTAATGTTCATCCTTCATTAATTCCCTCTTTTTGCGGCAGCGGTTATTATGGGCTGAAGGTCCATGAAGCTGCTCTTAACAGAGGGGTGAAACTCACCGGAGCAACCGTACATTATGTAGATGAAGGGACTGATACCGGACCTATCATCCTTCAAAAGGCAGTGGAAGTCATGGAAGATGATACACCTGAAAGTCTCCAAAAACGCGTAATGGAAGAAGCGGAATGGGAGATTCTTCCCAAAGCTATTAATTTAATTGCCAACAGCCAGGTAGTGTATAAGGATGGTAAGGTTCGAGTTGAGAATAGGAACGAATGA